In the Streptobacillus moniliformis DSM 12112 genome, one interval contains:
- the murC gene encoding UDP-N-acetylmuramate--L-alanine ligase, whose protein sequence is MKKAFFSGINGIGMSGLALILKELGYMVSGSDISYKDITKKLEDNEIEVYIGQKRENVENKEIDLYVYSTAIKKDNPEYMYMLEKNIKMVRRGELLAEIMDKLPLGIAVAGTHGKTTTSSLATVAFLDKDPYVAVGGIIPEISSNSKVGSSDYFIAEADESDNSFLYMNPYYSIITNIEADHLEFHGSLENIKKSFGQFIKQTKYKVLACFDCEEIRTYSDDKLVFYSVDEKNKDKVSIYAKNIHSLNSITYFDAVKNGIELGTFKLSIPGIHNVSNALAVIYIAHEEKLDMDNVKERIEKFRGANRRYQVIYDEDFRIIDDYAHHPTEIMATINAAKMNEKKEITVIFEPHRYSRTKFFLKEFAESLALADRIFLLPIYSASEENTYDVSSEDLAKLIGNHSKVYEKEKLVEILLEEDKKGKVYIFMGAGSVSSYGHKFVEMVR, encoded by the coding sequence ATGAAAAAAGCTTTTTTTAGTGGTATTAATGGGATAGGTATGAGTGGACTAGCATTAATACTTAAAGAACTAGGATATATGGTATCTGGTTCAGATATATCATATAAGGATATAACTAAGAAATTAGAAGATAATGAAATAGAGGTATATATAGGTCAAAAAAGAGAAAATGTAGAGAATAAAGAAATAGATCTTTATGTTTATTCTACAGCTATAAAAAAAGATAATCCAGAATATATGTATATGTTGGAAAAAAATATTAAAATGGTTAGACGTGGTGAGCTTCTTGCAGAAATCATGGATAAATTACCTTTAGGTATAGCTGTAGCTGGAACTCATGGTAAAACAACTACTTCATCTCTTGCAACTGTTGCTTTTTTAGATAAAGATCCATATGTTGCTGTTGGGGGTATAATTCCAGAAATATCATCTAATTCAAAGGTTGGAAGTTCAGATTACTTTATAGCGGAAGCAGATGAAAGTGATAACTCTTTTCTGTATATGAATCCATATTATTCTATAATAACTAATATAGAAGCAGACCATTTAGAATTTCATGGTAGTTTAGAAAATATTAAAAAATCTTTTGGTCAATTTATTAAGCAAACTAAATATAAGGTGCTTGCTTGTTTTGATTGTGAAGAGATAAGAACATATAGTGATGATAAATTAGTATTTTATTCTGTTGATGAAAAAAATAAGGATAAAGTGAGTATATATGCCAAAAATATACATAGTTTAAATTCTATTACATACTTTGATGCAGTAAAAAACGGAATAGAGTTAGGAACATTTAAATTATCTATACCAGGAATACATAATGTATCTAATGCTCTTGCAGTAATATATATAGCTCATGAAGAAAAACTTGATATGGATAATGTTAAAGAAAGAATAGAAAAATTTAGGGGAGCTAATAGAAGATATCAGGTAATATATGATGAAGATTTTAGAATAATTGATGATTATGCTCATCATCCTACAGAAATTATGGCAACTATTAATGCTGCTAAAATGAATGAAAAAAAGGAAATAACAGTAATTTTTGAACCACATAGATATTCAAGAACTAAATTCTTTCTTAAAGAATTTGCAGAAAGTTTAGCTTTAGCTGATAGAATTTTCTTATTACCCATATACTCAGCTAGTGAAGAAAATACATATGATGTAAGTTCAGAAGATCTAGCTAAATTGATAGGTAATCATTCTAAAGTATATGAAAAAGAAAAGCTTGTGGAAATATTATTGGAAGAAGATAAAAAAGGAAAGGTTTACATATTTATGGGAGCAGGAAGTGTATCAAGTTATGGGCATAAATTTGTAGAGATGGTAAGATAA
- the murB gene encoding UDP-N-acetylmuramate dehydrogenase, whose protein sequence is MRILKDVSIKEYSNMKVGGTAKELIFIHDKNELKEIYDSRDRIYLIGNGTNTLISDGYLDISFVTLNEMNDIVIEEKNEDYALVRVYSGVDFNDFIKFMKLNDLSGIENMSGIPGSFGGITNMNAGAYGTEIFDVIEEVEVFDKENGIKVLKKKKMDFRYRGTEIKDNKWVVISTLLKLTYGFDEEASEDKYNQRKTKHPLNYPNLGSTFKNPVGNFAAQLISDCGLKEFRVGDAQVSPIHPNFITNLGNAKFSDIQEIIKHVKKVVNDKTGIMLETEIITVE, encoded by the coding sequence ATGAGAATATTAAAAGATGTTAGCATAAAAGAATACTCTAATATGAAAGTTGGAGGAACTGCAAAAGAATTAATATTTATACATGATAAAAATGAATTAAAAGAAATATATGATAGTAGAGATAGAATATATTTAATAGGAAATGGAACAAATACTTTAATATCTGATGGATATTTAGATATATCTTTTGTTACTTTAAATGAAATGAATGATATAGTTATAGAAGAAAAAAATGAAGATTATGCATTAGTAAGAGTGTATTCTGGAGTAGATTTTAATGATTTCATTAAATTTATGAAATTAAATGATTTATCAGGTATAGAAAACATGTCAGGTATACCAGGAAGTTTTGGTGGTATTACAAATATGAATGCAGGAGCGTATGGAACTGAAATATTTGATGTTATAGAAGAAGTTGAAGTATTTGATAAAGAAAATGGAATTAAAGTACTTAAAAAGAAGAAGATGGATTTTAGATATAGAGGGACTGAAATTAAAGATAATAAATGGGTAGTAATATCGACTTTATTAAAATTAACTTATGGATTTGATGAAGAGGCAAGTGAGGATAAGTATAATCAAAGAAAAACTAAGCATCCATTAAATTACCCTAATTTAGGATCTACATTTAAAAATCCTGTTGGAAACTTTGCAGCACAATTAATATCAGATTGTGGATTAAAAGAATTTAGAGTTGGAGATGCACAAGTTTCACCAATTCATCCTAATTTCATTACTAATTTAGGTAATGCTAAATTTAGTGATATACAAGAAATTATTAAACATGTAAAAAAAGTTGTAAATGATAAAACTGGAATAATGCTTGAAACAGAGATAATAACAGTGGAGTAA
- a CDS encoding tRNA dihydrouridine synthase, which produces MKLKIYTAPMAGVTDYTFRKIIEDFKPDFTFTEMVSVDKLLYKEVPKILKLRENNIVQIFGKDIYLMQKAAKYIESMGVKEINLNCGCPMKKIVNSGHGSALIKDPRKIEEILTALREVLDPKTALSLKIRVGYDKPENYLEIAKIAEKLKCSNIIIHGRTREQKYSGEADWKYIKEVKDNVNIKVIGNGDIFDAKNAIEKIRETNVDGIMLARGILGNPWLISQIKELFEFGEIKTIVRDIDRINMAIRHVKEYAIDNENVFFPDIRKYIIWYIENIKGIDETKNLINQSFEYDEIIELLEKIR; this is translated from the coding sequence ATGAAATTAAAAATATATACAGCTCCTATGGCAGGAGTTACAGACTATACTTTTAGGAAAATAATAGAAGATTTTAAGCCAGATTTTACTTTTACTGAAATGGTTAGTGTAGATAAGCTTTTGTATAAAGAAGTACCTAAGATATTAAAGCTTAGAGAAAATAATATTGTACAGATATTTGGGAAAGATATATATTTAATGCAAAAAGCAGCTAAATATATAGAAAGTATGGGAGTAAAGGAAATTAATTTAAATTGTGGTTGCCCTATGAAGAAGATAGTTAATTCAGGGCATGGATCAGCATTGATTAAAGATCCTAGAAAAATAGAGGAAATCTTAACAGCATTAAGAGAAGTTCTTGATCCTAAAACTGCTCTTTCTCTTAAAATTAGAGTAGGGTATGATAAACCTGAAAACTATTTAGAAATAGCTAAAATTGCAGAAAAACTTAAATGTTCCAATATTATTATTCATGGTAGAACTAGGGAACAAAAATACAGTGGAGAAGCAGATTGGAAATATATTAAAGAAGTTAAAGATAATGTAAATATTAAGGTTATTGGTAATGGAGATATATTTGATGCTAAAAATGCTATAGAAAAAATAAGGGAAACAAATGTTGATGGAATAATGCTTGCAAGAGGAATACTTGGAAATCCATGGTTAATTTCGCAAATTAAGGAATTATTTGAATTTGGAGAAATAAAAACAATAGTTAGAGATATAGATAGAATTAATATGGCAATTAGACATGTAAAAGAATATGCTATAGATAATGAAAATGTCTTTTTCCCTGATATTAGGAAATATATAATTTGGTATATTGAAAATATTAAAGGTATAGATGAAACTAAAAACTTAATTAATCAAAGTTTTGAATATGATGAAATTATAGAGCTACTTGAGAAAATAAGGTGA
- the rpmH gene encoding 50S ribosomal protein L34 encodes MKRTYQPNKRKRKMDHGFRLRMKTKSGRNVLKRRRAKGRAKLSA; translated from the coding sequence ATGAAAAGAACATATCAACCAAATAAAAGAAAAAGAAAAATGGATCACGGATTCAGATTAAGAATGAAAACTAAGAGTGGAAGAAACGTTCTTAAGAGAAGAAGAGCAAAAGGAAGAGCAAAATTATCAGCATAA
- the rnpA gene encoding ribonuclease P protein component: MEKLRKSKEFNRVYNKGKKLSGKYILIFEYNAKSQRLGFVASKKTGNSVYRSRAKRLLREAARLNIDLFRLDKEYVLVAKSIFKDKMKEIKYQDIEQDLKNIFKRKKNI; encoded by the coding sequence ATGGAAAAGTTGAGAAAAAGCAAAGAATTTAATAGGGTGTATAATAAAGGTAAAAAGTTATCTGGTAAATATATCTTAATTTTTGAATATAATGCGAAAAGTCAAAGATTAGGCTTTGTTGCTAGTAAAAAAACAGGAAATTCCGTATATAGATCAAGAGCTAAAAGATTATTAAGAGAAGCAGCTAGACTGAATATAGATTTATTTAGATTAGATAAAGAATATGTACTTGTAGCAAAGAGTATTTTTAAAGATAAAATGAAGGAAATAAAATACCAAGATATAGAGCAAGATTTAAAAAATATATTTAAAAGAAAGAAAAATATATGA
- the yidD gene encoding membrane protein insertion efficiency factor YidD codes for MKKILISIINFYQKYISRHTPRVCRFYPTCSEYSKQAIIKYGALKGSFLAIKRILKCHPFHPGGNDALK; via the coding sequence ATGAAGAAGATATTAATTAGTATAATTAACTTTTACCAAAAATATATTTCAAGACATACACCAAGAGTATGTAGATTTTATCCAACTTGTTCAGAGTATTCTAAACAAGCTATAATAAAATATGGAGCATTAAAAGGCTCATTTTTAGCAATTAAAAGAATACTTAAATGCCATCCTTTTCATCCAGGGGGAAATGACGCTTTAAAATAG
- a CDS encoding YidC/Oxa1 family membrane protein insertase, whose amino-acid sequence MLGIFLAPKWLVDAAVKLLDLIYGFVGNYGIAIIVTTFLVRLLLLPLTLKQEKSMKRMREIQPMLEAIKEKYKDDKQMQNQKTMELYQQEKVNPAGGCLPLLIQLPVFVALYHAFTTNALPENATFLWFNLSKPDALFTLQGFSINILPLLTTVLTFIQQKLMQAKTQGSNDPMAGSMQTMMYTMPILMLLIFYKMPSGLNLYYFVNTLLSVLQQVYVMNRRDM is encoded by the coding sequence ATGTTAGGAATTTTTTTAGCACCGAAATGGCTAGTAGATGCAGCAGTTAAATTATTAGATTTAATTTATGGATTTGTTGGTAACTATGGAATAGCAATTATTGTTACAACATTTTTAGTTAGGTTATTATTATTACCTTTAACTTTAAAACAAGAAAAATCAATGAAAAGAATGAGAGAAATTCAGCCTATGTTGGAGGCTATAAAAGAGAAATACAAAGATGATAAACAAATGCAAAATCAAAAAACTATGGAACTTTACCAACAAGAAAAAGTAAATCCAGCAGGAGGGTGTTTACCTTTACTTATACAATTACCAGTATTTGTGGCACTTTACCATGCTTTTACTACTAATGCTTTACCAGAAAATGCAACATTTTTATGGTTTAACTTAAGTAAACCAGATGCTTTATTTACTTTGCAAGGGTTTTCAATTAATATATTACCATTATTAACTACAGTACTTACATTTATTCAACAAAAATTAATGCAAGCTAAGACACAAGGATCTAATGACCCTATGGCAGGAAGTATGCAAACTATGATGTATACAATGCCTATATTAATGTTATTAATCTTCTATAAAATGCCATCAGGACTTAATCTTTATTATTTTGTAAATACTTTATTATCTGTATTACAACAGGTTTATGTTATGAATAGGAGAGATATGTAA
- a CDS encoding Jag family protein gives MSEKIFHSKSEAELRERIKELITLAEDETIVIKELKKPFKFLFFSMNGKYSVNIVKKGSEKEKIVNKPVKKEQVKKTNVKKEKPVKKQVVKAVSEKDKKADRLNIVIKEFLATANLNISIKEITVTDNIYKVELIGDEIRYIIGEKGISLVSLEYLLMSLEEFKNVKIFIDSNNYKEKRENILRELAQKTAKNVIKTQRKIKLNPMPSRERKIIHEEISKIEGLETISVGVEPKRCLIIKLKNKK, from the coding sequence ATGTCAGAAAAAATATTTCATTCAAAGAGTGAAGCAGAATTAAGAGAAAGAATTAAAGAATTAATTACTTTAGCAGAAGATGAAACTATAGTTATTAAAGAGTTAAAAAAACCGTTTAAGTTCCTATTTTTCAGTATGAATGGGAAATATTCAGTTAATATAGTTAAAAAAGGATCTGAAAAAGAAAAAATAGTAAATAAACCTGTAAAAAAAGAACAGGTTAAAAAAACTAATGTTAAAAAAGAAAAACCAGTTAAAAAACAGGTTGTGAAAGCAGTTTCTGAAAAAGATAAAAAAGCTGATAGATTAAATATAGTGATAAAGGAATTTTTAGCTACAGCTAATTTAAATATTAGTATTAAGGAGATTACTGTTACTGATAATATATATAAGGTGGAATTAATTGGTGATGAGATTAGATATATTATAGGGGAAAAAGGGATATCTTTAGTTTCATTAGAATACTTATTAATGTCTTTAGAAGAATTTAAAAATGTAAAAATATTTATTGATTCTAATAATTATAAGGAAAAAAGAGAGAATATTTTAAGAGAATTAGCACAAAAAACAGCAAAAAATGTTATAAAAACACAAAGAAAAATTAAATTAAATCCTATGCCTTCAAGAGAAAGAAAAATTATACATGAAGAAATAAGTAAGATAGAAGGATTAGAAACTATAAGTGTTGGTGTTGAACCAAAAAGATGTTTAATAATTAAGTTGAAAAATAAGAAATAG
- the mnmE gene encoding tRNA uridine-5-carboxymethylaminomethyl(34) synthesis GTPase MnmE, whose amino-acid sequence MFFDTIAAISTARGESGIGIVRISGDRAFDILNEIFIPYTKNKDLGNYKLNYGYIYDEGKAVDEVLVSRMKGPRSYTTEDIVEINCHGGYYTTKKILEVVLKKGARMAEIGEFTKRAFMNGRIDLSQAEAVIDIIHGKTEKSVSLSLDQLKGSLRDQIKEFKEAFLDITAHVNVVMDYPEEGIDDPLPLELRKKLEEVYKKADTLISSYDKGKKIKEGIKTVIVGKPNVGKSTLLNTLLQEERAIVTSVPGTTRDVIEEIINIKGIPLVLVDTAGIRETDDIVENIGVKKSLEFIEMADLVLLVLDSSKEIEEEDIRVIEKILELEKQYIVLLNKIDLERKLDISKYNLNNIVEISAQNNINMDKMENEIYEFITDNEIDDSSERLILTNIRHKTALEKTKESIKNIFDTIDMGMPLDLISVDLKEGLDSLSEITGEITSEDVLDHIFAKFCVGK is encoded by the coding sequence ATGTTTTTTGATACAATCGCAGCTATATCAACTGCAAGAGGTGAATCTGGTATAGGAATAGTTAGAATTTCTGGTGATAGGGCATTTGATATATTAAATGAGATATTCATTCCCTATACTAAAAACAAAGATTTAGGAAACTATAAATTAAATTATGGATATATATATGATGAAGGAAAAGCTGTAGATGAAGTATTAGTAAGTAGAATGAAAGGACCTCGTTCATATACTACAGAAGATATTGTTGAGATTAACTGTCATGGTGGATATTACACTACTAAAAAAATACTTGAAGTAGTATTAAAAAAAGGTGCTAGAATGGCAGAAATAGGTGAATTTACAAAAAGGGCTTTTATGAATGGTAGAATAGATTTATCTCAAGCTGAAGCAGTAATAGATATAATACATGGTAAGACTGAAAAATCTGTTTCTTTATCTTTAGATCAATTAAAGGGTAGTTTAAGAGATCAAATTAAAGAATTTAAAGAAGCATTTTTAGATATTACAGCACATGTAAATGTTGTTATGGACTATCCAGAAGAAGGAATAGATGATCCTTTGCCATTAGAATTAAGAAAAAAACTTGAAGAAGTGTATAAAAAGGCTGACACTTTAATATCTTCATATGATAAGGGTAAAAAGATAAAAGAAGGTATTAAAACAGTAATAGTAGGAAAACCTAATGTAGGTAAATCTACTTTATTAAATACTTTACTTCAAGAAGAAAGAGCTATAGTTACATCAGTTCCAGGTACAACTAGAGATGTTATAGAAGAAATAATAAATATCAAGGGTATACCTTTAGTTTTAGTTGATACAGCAGGTATTAGAGAAACTGATGATATAGTTGAAAATATTGGAGTTAAAAAAAGCTTAGAATTTATAGAAATGGCAGATTTAGTGTTATTGGTATTAGATAGTTCAAAAGAAATTGAAGAAGAAGATATTAGGGTTATAGAAAAGATATTAGAGTTAGAAAAACAATATATAGTATTATTAAATAAAATAGATTTAGAAAGAAAACTTGATATATCTAAGTATAATTTAAATAACATAGTTGAGATTTCAGCACAAAATAATATTAATATGGATAAAATGGAAAATGAAATTTATGAATTTATTACAGACAACGAAATAGATGATAGTTCAGAAAGATTAATTTTAACAAACATTAGACATAAAACAGCACTAGAGAAAACTAAAGAATCTATAAAAAATATATTTGATACTATAGATATGGGTATGCCTTTAGATTTAATATCAGTAGATTTAAAAGAGGGACTTGATTCATTATCTGAGATTACAGGAGAAATCACATCTGAAGATGTACTAGATCATATTTTTGCAAAATTCTGTGTTGGAAAATAG
- a CDS encoding cell division protein FtsQ/DivIB yields MKGYIARLLLLIAFVYVVFLFIESDFFLVKNVNVEGNIYLVKEDIASKFDKLKGQSLFLLDLSQMRNKIEEDVRIDRVDISREFPDTININVIEKVPIGIINKNHKYYYIDKNLNIFAYYNEIKDDNLPIIEINEEKFDDLKELLSNILGTKLYHLISEIYSRKEMFVLTLLDGTNVYTNKDIKSKKYELAYKVYSEEIKENDLEYVDVRFKDIVVK; encoded by the coding sequence ATGAAGGGATATATTGCTAGATTACTATTATTAATAGCTTTTGTATATGTTGTTTTCTTATTTATTGAAAGTGATTTCTTTTTAGTTAAAAATGTAAATGTTGAAGGTAATATTTATTTAGTTAAAGAAGATATTGCATCTAAATTTGACAAATTAAAAGGTCAATCTTTATTCTTGTTAGATTTATCACAAATGAGAAATAAGATAGAAGAAGATGTTAGAATTGATAGAGTAGATATTTCAAGAGAATTTCCAGATACTATAAATATTAATGTAATAGAAAAAGTTCCCATAGGAATAATTAATAAAAATCATAAATATTATTATATAGATAAAAACTTGAATATTTTTGCTTATTATAATGAGATAAAAGACGATAATCTTCCCATAATAGAAATAAACGAAGAAAAATTTGATGATTTAAAAGAGTTATTATCAAACATTTTAGGCACAAAGTTATACCATTTAATTTCAGAAATATATAGTAGAAAAGAAATGTTTGTTTTAACTTTACTTGATGGAACTAATGTATATACGAATAAAGATATTAAAAGCAAAAAATATGAATTAGCATACAAAGTATATTCTGAAGAAATTAAGGAAAATGATTTAGAATATGTAGATGTAAGATTCAAAGATATAGTGGTAAAATAA
- the ftsZ gene encoding cell division protein FtsZ, with product MDNNYNGYQKPNQIYINNNQHQLATPDIQGAKISIIGVGGGGGNAVDYMKEYNIEGVQYIAINTDYQDLEKKAADIKVSIGTLGAGGDPNVARDAAENMRSEIKKIIQGQDMIFITAGMGGGTGTGASPIVAEIAKELDILTIAVVTTPFDFEGPNRRANAENGINELKKNVDTLIVIPNQKLFSNKTSINKLKNMFLAPNEVLFRSVKGIAEIITKEGLINIDFADVKQVMKNAGEAVVGLGIAEQGKDVLTAVKEAIESPLLDRNIKGAKKILLNITMSPDGSFEDFQNIIEEVIAYSENPNVDVMFGIITDDDITDTRVTIVATGFEKEIKSVASTIDYDVNANKNVEENNNEENHSVEQPFVYPRFDD from the coding sequence ATGGACAATAACTATAATGGATACCAAAAACCTAATCAAATATATATTAATAACAACCAACATCAATTAGCAACTCCTGATATTCAAGGAGCAAAGATTAGTATCATAGGAGTAGGTGGTGGTGGTGGAAACGCCGTTGACTACATGAAAGAATATAATATTGAAGGTGTTCAATATATAGCAATAAATACAGATTATCAAGATTTAGAAAAAAAAGCAGCAGATATTAAAGTGTCTATAGGTACTTTAGGAGCAGGTGGAGATCCAAATGTAGCAAGAGATGCAGCAGAAAACATGAGAAGTGAAATTAAAAAAATAATTCAAGGTCAAGATATGATATTCATTACTGCTGGTATGGGTGGAGGAACAGGTACAGGTGCTTCACCAATAGTTGCTGAAATTGCTAAAGAATTAGATATATTAACTATAGCTGTAGTAACAACTCCATTTGACTTTGAAGGACCTAATAGAAGAGCTAATGCAGAAAACGGAATAAATGAACTTAAGAAAAATGTAGATACTTTAATAGTAATACCTAATCAAAAGTTATTCTCAAATAAGACATCAATTAATAAACTTAAGAATATGTTCTTAGCTCCAAATGAAGTATTATTTAGATCAGTTAAGGGTATTGCAGAAATAATAACTAAAGAAGGATTGATTAATATAGATTTTGCTGATGTTAAACAGGTTATGAAAAATGCTGGAGAAGCAGTTGTAGGACTTGGAATTGCAGAACAAGGAAAAGATGTATTAACAGCAGTTAAAGAAGCTATTGAAAGTCCATTACTTGATAGAAATATTAAAGGTGCTAAGAAAATATTATTAAATATTACTATGTCGCCAGATGGATCATTTGAAGATTTCCAAAATATAATAGAAGAAGTAATAGCTTATTCAGAAAATCCAAATGTAGATGTAATGTTTGGAATAATAACAGATGATGATATAACTGATACAAGGGTTACTATAGTTGCTACAGGATTTGAAAAAGAAATTAAATCGGTTGCATCAACAATAGATTATGATGTAAATGCTAATAAAAATGTAGAAGAAAATAATAATGAAGAAAATCATTCTGTTGAACAACCATTTGTTTACCCTAGATTTGATGATTAA
- a CDS encoding DUF4153 domain-containing protein: MNKILYKLEGIISYPITILWSLLLITYINLAKDVFNENSNMLGFIIIGLISTGLFYKVFENKKYKQIKVLIMSLMYSFSSYLLIGNETFNVRNQKMIIAFIGILLFLYFSKLLSEGMNFNHIVINLVIHLGLGFLSTLLYYFLVLVIVELFKLHTEPKIILSIWVLIFTVIFILYYTSRNKVENKILNNIFSMFLISFIFILYLGLFSKQQSFMMHLILWLGYIMAGINTVINKKYVPILTLPLLSYMIYIVIKQIKLYGITENRYFVLGFGLLLLAILILQLVRNIETSNYAKIFAMFIAIVFFIPYFNAFSLTERKMTYNFLSLYNLEKPTNEQKRNLNSYYEYLVSRNVNFKELDEYNKINVEDIHKNYYFIIEDEIKKIGNTTYVNIRDIKNEYIYTIKGKKVDLVQKIINKEFENKDYIIHPLNYSLIHNSHEISGHLELLIEEK; this comes from the coding sequence ATGAATAAGATATTATATAAATTAGAAGGGATAATTAGTTATCCTATAACTATACTTTGGTCATTATTGTTGATAACATATATTAATTTAGCAAAAGATGTATTTAATGAAAATTCTAACATGTTAGGATTTATTATAATTGGTTTAATATCTACAGGACTATTTTATAAGGTGTTTGAAAATAAAAAATATAAGCAAATAAAAGTATTGATTATGTCATTAATGTATTCATTTTCATCTTATTTATTAATAGGAAATGAAACATTTAATGTAAGAAATCAAAAAATGATAATAGCATTTATAGGTATATTATTATTTCTTTATTTTTCAAAATTATTATCAGAAGGAATGAATTTTAATCATATAGTTATTAATTTAGTGATACATTTAGGGTTAGGATTTCTATCAACATTACTATATTATTTTTTAGTATTAGTCATAGTAGAATTATTTAAATTACATACTGAACCTAAAATTATATTATCTATATGGGTATTAATATTTACTGTAATATTTATACTTTATTATACATCAAGAAATAAGGTTGAAAATAAAATTTTAAATAACATATTTTCTATGTTTTTAATATCATTCATATTTATACTTTATTTAGGTTTATTTTCAAAACAACAAAGTTTTATGATGCATTTAATATTATGGCTTGGATATATTATGGCAGGTATTAATACTGTGATTAATAAAAAATATGTACCTATACTTACTTTACCTTTACTATCATATATGATATATATAGTTATAAAACAGATAAAATTATATGGTATTACAGAAAATAGATATTTTGTTTTAGGATTTGGACTACTTTTATTAGCTATATTAATCTTACAATTAGTTAGAAATATAGAAACATCAAATTATGCTAAAATTTTTGCTATGTTTATAGCTATAGTATTCTTTATACCATATTTTAATGCTTTTTCTTTAACTGAAAGAAAAATGACTTATAATTTTTTGTCTTTATATAATTTAGAAAAACCTACAAATGAACAAAAGAGAAATTTAAATTCATATTATGAGTATCTAGTTTCAAGAAATGTTAATTTTAAAGAACTTGATGAGTATAATAAAATTAATGTAGAAGACATACATAAAAATTACTATTTTATTATTGAAGATGAAATCAAAAAGATTGGTAATACAACATATGTTAATATAAGGGATATAAAGAATGAATACATATATACCATTAAAGGGAAAAAGGTAGATTTAGTACAAAAAATAATCAATAAAGAATTTGAAAATAAAGACTACATAATACATCCATTAAATTATAGTTTAATACATAACTCACATGAAATTAGTGGACATTTAGAACTATTAATAGAAGAAAAATAA